Genomic DNA from Alphaproteobacteria bacterium:
ATGACTATCGCGCCTATCGCCAGTTCCTGGCGGCTAGTTGCCGTCGCCAGAAGGTTGAGATCTGGACCTATTGCCTGATGCCCAACCACGTTCACGTGGTGGCGGTCCCGTTCACGGAGGAAGCCCTGGCGCGTGCGTTCGGCGACGCCCACCGCAGCTACACCGCGGGTATCAATCGGCGTGAAGGCTGGCAGGGCTTTCTCTGGCAGGGCCGCTTCGCCTCCCACGTCATGGATAGCCGCCATGCCTTCAATGCAATGCGCTACGGCGAATTGAATCCGCTTCGGGCCGGCTTGACGGAAAACCCCGAGAGCTATCCCTGGAGCAGTGCCGCGCACCACTTGCTGGGCCAATCCGACCCCTTGGTGTCGGCCTGTCCGTTGATTGAGGGTGGTGCCTCGTGGCGGCGGTTCCTGGAGGCGGAGAGCGATAAGGACGAGACGGATCGTTTGCGCCGCCATGGTCGCTCGGGGCAGCCGCTGGGTGGCGAAACCTTCGTCGCCGAAATCGAGGCCGATCTGGGCCGCATTCTACGCTGCAAACGGGAGTTGTAGAAGTCGGGACACGTACCTTAATGCCTATCAA
This window encodes:
- a CDS encoding transposase; translation: MPRSARVVVPGFPHHVLQRGNRRQRTFFCPDDYRAYRQFLAASCRRQKVEIWTYCLMPNHVHVVAVPFTEEALARAFGDAHRSYTAGINRREGWQGFLWQGRFASHVMDSRHAFNAMRYGELNPLRAGLTENPESYPWSSAAHHLLGQSDPLVSACPLIEGGASWRRFLEAESDKDETDRLRRHGRSGQPLGGETFVAEIEADLGRILRCKREL